In a genomic window of Cerasicoccus sp. TK19100:
- a CDS encoding class I SAM-dependent methyltransferase translates to MKAEGIKNDPVNDKVYQNSGNPGVIGCIPPSAKRVLDVGCGAGDNGRALAQTGAQVDGLTLSESEAAIARKCLNAVYIHNLESGLPAEVTAGYDAILASHVLEHICFPEKLLADIRRVLTDDGVFVVALPNLLIHRNRLKMLLGEFEYESGGIMDNTHFKWYTFKSAQDLLRSHGFTIVEAFAEGNAPIGPLRKLMPSGLASAIDRAATKAFPGMFGWQMIFVAKKT, encoded by the coding sequence ATGAAAGCCGAGGGCATCAAAAACGATCCAGTAAACGACAAGGTTTACCAAAACTCAGGCAACCCCGGCGTGATAGGCTGCATTCCGCCAAGCGCCAAGCGCGTATTGGATGTCGGCTGCGGTGCTGGCGACAACGGACGCGCCCTTGCTCAAACCGGGGCCCAAGTCGATGGGCTCACCCTTTCTGAGAGCGAAGCGGCCATTGCCCGGAAATGCCTCAACGCGGTTTACATTCACAACCTCGAATCCGGGCTCCCCGCCGAAGTTACCGCAGGCTACGATGCGATTCTGGCCTCCCACGTTCTGGAGCACATTTGCTTTCCCGAAAAACTCCTGGCCGACATCCGGCGCGTATTGACGGACGACGGCGTATTCGTGGTCGCCCTGCCCAACTTACTCATCCACCGCAATCGGCTAAAAATGCTGCTGGGCGAGTTTGAATACGAATCGGGCGGCATCATGGACAACACCCACTTCAAGTGGTACACCTTTAAGTCCGCCCAAGACCTGCTGCGCAGCCACGGCTTCACTATTGTGGAGGCCTTTGCGGAAGGCAACGCCCCCATCGGCCCCTTGCGCAAACTCATGCCTTCCGGCCTGGCTTCCGCCATTGATCGCGCCGCCACCAAAGCGTTCCCCGGCATGTTCGGCTGGCAGATGATCTTTGTGGCCAAGAAAACGTAA
- a CDS encoding acetolactate synthase — MSAEILRSPGDDYIRQFSIFADNKVGRLNDIIGLLAQHDIHILSICTVDTTDSAIIRLIPDYWESAKDLFEQHAFAYSLNEVMVVEFNSEDDIRNVTCALTQTEINIHYTYPMLMRPNGKCGLVLHLEDNDMATDILTSSGIKVLKLNDLAR, encoded by the coding sequence ATGAGTGCGGAAATACTGCGCAGCCCGGGCGATGATTACATCCGGCAATTCTCCATTTTTGCGGACAACAAAGTCGGTCGTCTTAATGACATCATCGGCCTTTTGGCCCAGCACGACATTCACATCTTGTCGATCTGCACGGTCGACACGACGGACAGTGCCATTATCCGCCTGATCCCCGACTACTGGGAAAGCGCCAAAGACCTCTTCGAGCAGCATGCCTTTGCCTACTCGCTCAACGAGGTTATGGTCGTCGAGTTCAATTCCGAGGATGACATTCGCAACGTCACCTGCGCATTGACTCAGACCGAGATCAACATCCACTACACTTACCCGATGCTCATGCGCCCCAACGGCAAGTGCGGTCTCGTCCTCCACCTGGAAGACAACGATATGGCCACCGACATTCTCACCTCCAGCGGCATCAAGGTCCTCAAGCTCAACGACCTCGCACGCTAA